One segment of Mycolicibacterium baixiangningiae DNA contains the following:
- a CDS encoding DEAD/DEAH box helicase gives MSDFGRELLSCAVAGVAADEHPVRHVADLPPRSGTPETWPKWAHPDVVQAFVDRGVRTPWSHQRAAADLAHEGRHVVLSTGTASGKSLAYQLPILSAMASEPRTRALYLSPTKALGHDQLRTAQALTDAVPALHDVAPSSYDGDSPTDVRRFARERSRWIFSNPDMIHLSLLRNHARWAVFLRHLKYIVVDECHYYRGIFGSNVALVLRRLLRLCARYSAGAGGPTVIFASATTAAPADTAAELIGQTVTEVTADGSPQGARTVALWEPALLTDLVGENGAPVRRSAGAEAARVMADLIAEGARTLTFVRSRRGAELTALSARARLEEIAPHLVEQVASYRAGYLSEDRRELERALAEGELRGLATTNALELGVDIAGLDAVVLAGFPGTVTSFWQQAGRSGRRGQGALIVLVARDDPLDTYLVHHPHALLDRPIERVVIDPANPYVLAPQLLCAATELPLTDSEVRMWDAEAVAESLVDDGLLRRRAHGYFPVPGLDPHAAVDIRGSIGGQIAILEVDTGRMLGSANAGQAAASVHPGAVYLHQGESYVVDSLSFEDGVAFVHAEDPGYTTFAREVTDIAVTGAGEREPFGPVTVGLVPVSVSNTVVGYLRRRLTGEVIDFVELDMPTRTLDTMAAMCTITPETLLDNGIDPLRFPGSLHAAEHAAIGLLPLVASCDRGDIGGVSTAVGPEDGLPTIFVYDGYPGGAGFAARGFHQIRTWWTATADAIEACECPGGCPSCVQSPKCGNGNDPLDKAGAVQVLRLVLRALTDRHH, from the coding sequence GTGTCAGATTTCGGCCGGGAGCTGCTGTCTTGCGCGGTGGCGGGCGTTGCGGCCGACGAGCATCCGGTGCGTCACGTGGCCGATCTCCCGCCGCGTTCTGGCACCCCCGAGACGTGGCCGAAGTGGGCGCACCCAGATGTGGTGCAGGCGTTCGTTGATCGGGGCGTGCGGACACCGTGGTCGCATCAGCGCGCGGCGGCCGATCTCGCCCACGAGGGCAGGCACGTGGTGCTCAGCACCGGTACCGCGTCGGGCAAGTCATTGGCCTATCAACTCCCGATCCTGTCCGCGATGGCGTCCGAGCCCCGAACGCGCGCACTGTATCTGTCGCCGACGAAGGCGCTCGGCCACGACCAACTGCGCACCGCGCAGGCCCTCACCGATGCGGTCCCCGCGCTGCATGACGTGGCGCCGTCGTCCTATGACGGTGACAGCCCCACCGACGTCCGGCGGTTCGCCAGGGAGCGGTCCCGCTGGATCTTCTCCAATCCGGACATGATCCATCTGTCGCTGCTACGCAACCATGCCCGCTGGGCGGTGTTCCTGCGCCACCTCAAATACATCGTGGTCGACGAATGCCATTACTACCGCGGCATCTTCGGATCCAACGTGGCGCTGGTGCTGCGCCGGCTGCTGCGGTTGTGCGCGCGGTACTCGGCCGGGGCGGGTGGGCCGACGGTGATCTTCGCGAGCGCGACCACGGCCGCACCCGCCGACACCGCCGCCGAGTTGATCGGGCAGACCGTCACCGAGGTCACCGCCGACGGTTCGCCTCAGGGCGCCCGGACGGTGGCGCTGTGGGAGCCGGCGTTGCTCACCGACCTCGTCGGTGAGAACGGTGCGCCGGTGCGGCGTTCCGCGGGTGCGGAGGCGGCGCGGGTGATGGCCGATCTGATCGCCGAAGGCGCCCGCACACTGACGTTCGTGCGGTCCCGCCGAGGCGCCGAACTCACCGCGCTCAGTGCCCGTGCCCGCCTCGAGGAGATCGCGCCGCATCTGGTCGAGCAGGTCGCGTCCTACCGCGCCGGGTACCTCTCCGAGGACCGCCGCGAACTCGAGCGTGCCCTCGCCGAGGGAGAGTTGCGCGGGCTTGCCACCACCAACGCACTGGAACTCGGCGTCGACATCGCCGGATTGGATGCGGTGGTGCTTGCCGGCTTCCCAGGGACGGTCACGTCGTTCTGGCAGCAGGCGGGCCGCTCGGGACGGCGCGGCCAGGGGGCGCTGATCGTGCTGGTCGCCCGCGACGACCCCCTCGACACCTACCTGGTGCACCATCCGCACGCCCTGCTGGACCGGCCGATCGAACGCGTGGTGATCGATCCGGCCAACCCGTATGTACTTGCCCCGCAACTGCTGTGCGCCGCCACCGAGCTTCCCCTCACCGATTCCGAGGTGCGGATGTGGGACGCCGAGGCGGTCGCGGAGTCACTGGTCGACGACGGTCTGTTGCGCCGCCGGGCCCACGGATACTTCCCCGTGCCCGGCCTCGACCCCCATGCGGCGGTGGACATCCGCGGATCCATCGGCGGGCAGATCGCGATCCTCGAGGTCGACACCGGACGCATGCTGGGCAGTGCCAACGCCGGTCAGGCGGCAGCCTCGGTGCACCCGGGCGCGGTGTACCTGCACCAGGGCGAGAGCTACGTCGTGGACTCGCTGTCCTTCGAAGACGGGGTGGCGTTCGTCCATGCCGAGGATCCGGGCTACACCACGTTCGCGAGGGAGGTGACCGATATCGCGGTGACCGGCGCCGGTGAACGGGAGCCCTTCGGGCCGGTGACCGTCGGCCTGGTTCCAGTGTCGGTGTCCAACACCGTGGTCGGGTATCTGCGCCGCCGGCTCACCGGCGAGGTCATCGATTTCGTCGAACTCGACATGCCGACCCGCACCCTGGACACCATGGCGGCGATGTGCACGATCACACCGGAGACGTTGCTGGACAACGGGATCGACCCGCTGCGGTTTCCCGGCTCGTTGCACGCCGCCGAACACGCCGCGATCGGTCTGCTGCCCCTGGTGGCCAGTTGCGACCGCGGCGACATCGGCGGGGTGTCCACTGCGGTGGGTCCGGAGGACGGCCTGCCGACGATCTTCGTCTACGACGGCTATCCGGGTGGTGCGGGCTTCGCCGCCCGCGGGTTCCACCAGATCCGCACGTGGTGGACCGCCACCGCCGACGCGATCGAGGCGTGTGAGTGTCCCGGCGGCTGCCCGTCCTGTGTCCAGTCGCCGAAGTGCGGTAACGGCAACGATCCCCTCGACAAGGCCGGTGCGGTGCAGGTGCTGCGCCTGGTGCTGCGCGCACTGACCGATCGTCACCATTGA
- a CDS encoding TPR repeat region-containing protein produces MSALDGFYTTWDNARETFGQGTPQSGTDFDKSPQLTNLGSGVTAAAPGSTWSGAAAANYDKANTDHQKVFTQLAELDRKIAQQVDQSAQVVATGRQNLDQVRQWVTDTANSVPPGKQRDMFLMQIANKGLGQLTEVVQKTNAESNTVAQDLKKLAPEFDALARDQKFGNGEKDEKKDDPEIQLVSNEEVMGPTPTERQAEQDVQAALAGDQNAAARVEEVIGKIQPGQELSPEQGSYLSQMQAQQNGMTVEELKSAEERLGDNRDIIGDSWQLMSNDDVRFPKTETTPEAVDDPNQMVTGGFDQLPQSVQDTLNGAGDLKQVDDTNVLKNYGELQTISDIVKNGNDHLQTGTEIDRGLMRAADAVMDSDVPAAHASVATQGLFEAVAPDHQIIHDHVLGTHGSDGQDFLRDVNHMPWNDNGKAAGALFSWTHDNHLEPDIASATAAVYAEYLGAHKSDLMDIGGQTLGDYNPDLVKAYAHGLSPYVDDIASVGGDDGDGFADIDGSNSERPIGKGIFSILSTQEDAYIEFNSAADALAVDRSLDWATDVKNNVPVSEDDSRMADAAVLKGMVSAGAADAAHEMQQNAAEAQQWRETAYKTGIAALSGVSGPVGGPIVATFGEAMENSFVGPAPDTSTPVVPDMKPDEASRFAANALLATGAIRPEDVAGDYLLDGNLASREELEARGLDVPTDTDYSDDLNDYIKQALGGSDANPSNDFMYWYNMIVKIPGGGG; encoded by the coding sequence CAAGGCGAACACCGATCATCAGAAGGTGTTCACACAGCTGGCCGAGTTGGACCGCAAGATCGCCCAGCAGGTGGACCAGTCGGCGCAGGTGGTGGCGACCGGACGGCAGAACCTCGACCAGGTGCGGCAGTGGGTGACCGACACGGCCAACAGCGTGCCGCCGGGCAAGCAGCGCGACATGTTCCTCATGCAGATCGCCAACAAGGGACTCGGGCAGCTCACCGAGGTGGTGCAGAAGACCAACGCCGAGTCGAACACGGTCGCGCAGGACCTCAAGAAGTTGGCGCCTGAGTTCGACGCGCTGGCCCGCGACCAGAAGTTCGGGAACGGCGAGAAGGACGAGAAGAAGGACGACCCAGAGATCCAGCTCGTCTCCAACGAGGAGGTGATGGGGCCGACCCCGACAGAGCGGCAAGCCGAGCAGGATGTTCAGGCGGCGCTCGCGGGCGACCAGAATGCTGCTGCCCGGGTCGAAGAAGTCATCGGCAAGATCCAGCCTGGGCAAGAACTGTCACCTGAGCAAGGTTCCTACTTGAGTCAGATGCAGGCCCAGCAGAACGGCATGACAGTCGAGGAACTCAAATCGGCGGAAGAACGGTTAGGCGACAACAGGGACATCATCGGTGACTCGTGGCAGCTGATGAGCAACGACGATGTCAGATTCCCGAAGACCGAGACCACCCCGGAGGCCGTCGACGATCCGAACCAGATGGTGACGGGCGGGTTTGACCAGCTTCCGCAGAGCGTCCAGGACACACTCAACGGCGCAGGCGACTTGAAGCAGGTTGACGACACGAATGTCCTCAAGAATTACGGCGAGCTGCAGACCATTTCGGACATCGTCAAGAACGGTAACGACCATCTTCAGACCGGCACCGAGATCGACCGCGGTCTGATGAGGGCGGCCGACGCCGTCATGGACAGCGACGTTCCCGCGGCACACGCGTCCGTGGCGACGCAGGGCCTCTTCGAAGCCGTTGCGCCGGACCATCAGATCATCCACGACCATGTGCTCGGAACTCACGGGAGCGATGGACAAGATTTCCTGCGTGACGTGAACCACATGCCCTGGAATGACAATGGCAAGGCAGCCGGGGCGCTGTTCAGCTGGACGCACGACAATCACCTCGAACCAGACATCGCTTCCGCCACGGCCGCGGTGTATGCCGAATACCTCGGGGCACACAAGAGCGACCTGATGGATATCGGCGGTCAGACGTTAGGCGACTACAACCCCGACCTCGTCAAGGCATACGCCCACGGCCTCTCCCCCTATGTCGACGACATTGCCAGCGTTGGCGGCGACGACGGCGACGGATTCGCCGACATCGACGGAAGCAATTCTGAGCGACCAATCGGTAAGGGCATCTTTTCGATTCTGAGCACACAGGAAGATGCCTACATTGAATTCAACAGCGCTGCCGATGCGCTTGCAGTTGACCGCTCCCTCGACTGGGCCACCGACGTCAAGAACAACGTGCCGGTGTCCGAGGATGACTCCAGGATGGCTGACGCCGCGGTGCTGAAGGGCATGGTTTCGGCTGGCGCGGCAGATGCCGCACATGAAATGCAGCAGAACGCGGCTGAGGCTCAACAGTGGCGAGAAACCGCGTATAAGACCGGAATTGCCGCTTTGAGCGGAGTGAGCGGACCGGTGGGTGGACCTATAGTCGCGACCTTCGGCGAAGCGATGGAGAACTCATTCGTTGGGCCGGCGCCGGATACATCGACTCCGGTTGTTCCGGACATGAAGCCTGATGAAGCATCGCGCTTTGCCGCCAACGCTTTGTTGGCGACGGGGGCGATCCGGCCGGAAGACGTTGCCGGTGATTACCTGCTAGACGGAAACTTGGCATCCCGCGAAGAACTCGAAGCTCGGGGATTGGATGTGCCGACAGACACCGACTACAGCGATGACCTGAATGACTACATCAAGCAGGCTCTTGGCGGCTCTGACGCGAATCCGTCCAACGACTTCATGTACTGGTACAACATGATCGTCAAGATTCCCGGTGGTGGAGGCTAA
- a CDS encoding DNA polymerase III subunit delta' gives MAGVFSRLVGQHAVEAELVGAAQAARGDDAHSASVTGTMTHAWLITGPPGSGRSIAALCFAAALQCTSEAVPGCGECRACSTTMAGTHADVRRIIPEGLSIGVDEMRSIVQIASRRPGTGRWQIVVVEDADRLTEGAANALLKVVEEPPPSTVFLLCAPSVDPDDIAITLRSRCRHVALVTPSVEAITQVLIEGDGMSEGDARWAASVSGGHVGRARRLVVDEQARDRRKRALSLARDAATPTRAYAAAEELVASAEAEAKALTVDRNESEAEELRTALGAGGTGKGTAGTMRGATGAIRDLEKRQKSRQTRASRDALDRALIDLATYFRDALLVSSGAGHVQANHPDMADKVAALAAHAPPEKLLRCIEAVLECREALAINVKPKFAVDAMVATVGQALRD, from the coding sequence ATGGCCGGAGTTTTTTCCCGTTTGGTGGGCCAACACGCTGTGGAAGCGGAGTTGGTGGGCGCCGCACAGGCCGCCCGTGGTGATGACGCTCACAGTGCCTCGGTGACGGGGACCATGACACACGCGTGGCTGATCACGGGCCCGCCGGGGTCCGGACGGTCGATCGCGGCGCTGTGCTTCGCCGCCGCGCTGCAGTGCACGTCCGAGGCGGTGCCGGGTTGCGGCGAATGCCGGGCGTGCAGCACGACGATGGCAGGCACGCACGCCGATGTGCGGCGCATCATCCCCGAGGGCCTGTCGATCGGTGTGGACGAGATGCGCTCGATCGTGCAGATCGCCTCGCGGCGTCCGGGAACGGGCCGGTGGCAGATCGTGGTGGTCGAAGACGCCGACCGGCTCACCGAGGGCGCGGCGAACGCATTGCTCAAGGTGGTCGAGGAGCCGCCGCCGTCGACGGTGTTCCTGCTGTGCGCGCCGTCGGTGGACCCCGATGACATCGCGATCACCCTGCGGTCACGCTGCCGGCACGTTGCGCTGGTGACGCCGTCGGTGGAGGCGATCACCCAGGTGCTCATCGAGGGTGACGGGATGTCCGAAGGGGACGCCCGGTGGGCGGCGTCGGTGAGCGGCGGGCATGTCGGGCGCGCGCGACGGTTGGTGGTCGACGAGCAGGCGCGTGACCGTCGCAAGCGGGCGTTGAGCCTGGCGCGCGACGCGGCGACGCCCACGCGCGCCTACGCCGCCGCCGAAGAACTGGTGGCGTCGGCGGAGGCCGAAGCCAAGGCGCTGACCGTGGACCGCAACGAATCCGAAGCCGAGGAGCTGCGGACGGCGTTGGGCGCGGGCGGTACGGGTAAGGGCACAGCGGGGACGATGCGCGGTGCGACGGGCGCGATCAGGGATCTGGAGAAGCGGCAGAAGTCGCGGCAGACCCGGGCGTCGCGAGATGCGCTGGACCGGGCGCTGATCGACCTGGCCACCTACTTCCGGGATGCCCTGCTGGTGTCGTCGGGAGCGGGTCATGTGCAGGCCAACCATCCCGACATGGCGGACAAGGTGGCGGCGCTGGCCGCGCACGCGCCACCGGAGAAGCTGCTGCGCTGCATCGAGGCGGTGCTGGAGTGCCGTGAGGCGCTGGCGATCAACGTGAAGCCGAAGTTCGCGGTCGACGCGATGGTGGCCACCGTCGGGCAGGCGCTCCGGGACTGA
- a CDS encoding adenylate/guanylate cyclase domain-containing protein produces MASEAAPIGRISAFVRWVARTPWPVFTLGMLQADIIGALFVLGFLRFGLPPEDRVQLQDLPAFNLAIFLGYLFVSFIVGAYLSLRLLIPVIRWQRRDALLADGDPSTTKLARARALRMPFYRTIISVANWCLGSVVFIVASWPVASKSAPVVAVATALGATATAIIGYLQSERVLRPVAVAALRGGVPENFRAPGVILRQVLTWVLSTGVPVLAIVLALVASQFDILEAPAERLTMPILLLAIAALVIGLAGTVLVAMSIADPLRQLRWALGEVQRGNYNAHMQIYDASELGLLQAGFNDMVRDLSERQRLRDLFGRYVGEDVARRALERGTELGGQERDVAVLFVDLVGSTQLASTIPASEVVNLLNDFFRVVVDAVNRHGGFVNKFQGDAALAIFGAPIEHPDACGAALAASRELHDELIKVLGQTDFGIGVSAGRAIAGHIGAQARFEYTVIGDPVNEAARLTELAKLERGHVLASANAVSGALDAEALCWNVGETVELRGRIAPTQLARPVNLMSPREVSDVSR; encoded by the coding sequence GTGGCATCGGAAGCGGCACCGATCGGGCGGATCAGCGCATTCGTCCGGTGGGTCGCGCGTACGCCGTGGCCGGTCTTCACACTCGGCATGCTGCAGGCCGACATCATCGGCGCGCTGTTCGTCCTCGGCTTCCTCCGGTTCGGCCTCCCGCCGGAAGACCGCGTGCAACTCCAGGACCTGCCCGCGTTCAACCTGGCGATCTTCCTGGGCTACCTGTTCGTGTCCTTCATTGTCGGCGCCTACCTGAGCCTGCGGCTGCTCATCCCGGTCATCCGGTGGCAGCGTCGCGACGCGCTCCTGGCCGACGGCGACCCCAGCACCACGAAACTGGCTCGGGCCCGCGCCCTGCGGATGCCCTTCTACCGGACGATCATCAGCGTCGCGAACTGGTGCCTGGGTTCGGTCGTTTTCATCGTCGCCAGTTGGCCCGTCGCCAGTAAGTCGGCCCCCGTGGTGGCCGTCGCCACGGCTTTGGGCGCCACCGCCACCGCCATCATCGGCTACCTGCAATCCGAACGCGTGCTGCGCCCGGTCGCCGTGGCGGCACTGCGGGGCGGCGTCCCGGAGAACTTCCGCGCCCCCGGCGTGATCCTGCGGCAGGTGCTCACCTGGGTGCTCTCCACGGGCGTCCCGGTGTTGGCCATCGTCCTGGCGCTGGTGGCCAGCCAGTTCGACATCCTCGAAGCTCCCGCGGAGCGGCTGACGATGCCGATTCTGCTGCTGGCCATCGCCGCGCTGGTGATCGGCCTGGCCGGCACCGTCCTGGTGGCCATGTCGATCGCCGACCCGCTACGCCAGTTGCGCTGGGCGCTGGGCGAGGTGCAGCGCGGCAACTACAACGCCCACATGCAGATCTACGACGCCAGCGAGCTGGGCCTGCTGCAGGCCGGGTTCAACGACATGGTGCGCGACCTGTCCGAGCGGCAGCGCCTGCGCGACCTGTTCGGCCGCTACGTCGGCGAGGACGTCGCCCGCCGAGCGCTGGAACGCGGCACCGAACTCGGCGGCCAGGAGCGCGACGTGGCCGTGCTCTTCGTCGACCTGGTCGGCTCCACCCAACTGGCGTCGACCATCCCCGCCTCCGAGGTGGTGAACCTGCTCAACGACTTCTTCCGCGTGGTCGTCGACGCCGTCAACCGGCACGGCGGCTTCGTCAACAAGTTCCAGGGTGACGCCGCCCTGGCCATCTTCGGCGCGCCGATCGAACACCCCGACGCCTGCGGCGCCGCCCTTGCCGCCTCGCGAGAACTGCACGACGAGCTCATCAAGGTCCTCGGCCAGACCGACTTCGGCATCGGGGTGTCGGCAGGTCGCGCGATCGCCGGCCACATCGGCGCTCAGGCCCGCTTCGAGTACACGGTGATCGGCGACCCGGTCAACGAGGCCGCGCGGCTGACCGAACTCGCCAAACTGGAGCGGGGTCACGTGCTGGCGTCGGCGAACGCGGTCAGCGGTGCACTCGACGCCGAAGCGCTGTGCTGGAACGTCGGCGAGACCGTCGAACTTCGCGGCCGCATCGCCCCGACACAACTGGCCCGCCCGGTGAACCTGATGTCCCCCAGAGAGGTCAGCGACGTGTCGCGCTGA
- the topA gene encoding type I DNA topoisomerase translates to MADGSRGSGNGGDEPLARRANGGVRRLVIVESPTKARKIAGYLGSNYIVESSRGHIRDLPRAAADVPAKYKSEPWARLGVDVEHDFEPLYIISPDKKGTVTELKGLLRDVDELYLATDGDREGEAIAWHLLETLKPRIPVKRMVFHEITESAIRAAAEDPRDLDIDLVDAQETRRILDRLYGYEVSPVLWKKVAPKLSAGRVQSVATRIIVQRERERMAFRTAGYWDVSAELDASVSDPQATPPTFTAKLNSVDGRRVATGRDFDSLGQVRKPDEVLVLDEAGAGALAAGLRGAQLSVASVEQKPYTRKPYPPFMTSTLQQEAGRKLRFSSERTMSIAQRLYENGYITYMRTDSTTLSQSAINAARSQAGQLYGEEYVHPTPRQYTRKVKNAQEAHEAIRPAGDVFQTPGQLHAQLDTDEFRLYELIWQRTVASQMADARGTTLSLRIGGDSRDGQSVVFSASGRTITFAGFLKAYVESIDDQAGGEADDAESRLPNLTQGQRVDAKDLTPAGHQTSPPARYTEASLIKSLEDLGIGRPSTYSSIIKTIQDRGYVHKKGSALVPSWVAFAVIGLLEQHFGRLVDYGFTAAMEDELDEIASGHERRTNWLKNFYFGGEHGVGDSIARSGGLKKLVGVNLEEIDAREVNSIKLFDDAEGRPIYVRVGKNGPYLERMVADEDGEPGALKPQRANLKDELTPDELTLELAEKLFSTPQEGRTLGVDPETGHEIVAKDGRYGPYVTEVLPAPPEEPEDGAPAKKGKKPTGPKPRTGSLLRTMDLETVTLEDALRLLSLPRVVGVDPNTNEEITAQNGRYGPYLKRGTDSRSLATEEQMFTITLDEALKIYAEPKRRGRQGAATPPLRELGTDPVSGSPMVIKDGRFGPYVTDGETNASLRKGDDVMSITDARASELLADRRARGPVKKKAAAKKAPAKKTAAKKAVAKKTPAKKAAAKKA, encoded by the coding sequence TTGGCTGACGGTAGCCGCGGAAGCGGGAACGGTGGCGATGAGCCGCTTGCGCGACGAGCAAACGGCGGCGTGCGGCGACTCGTCATTGTCGAGTCGCCGACAAAGGCACGCAAAATCGCCGGTTACCTCGGCTCGAACTACATCGTCGAATCGTCGCGCGGACATATCCGTGACCTGCCCCGGGCAGCGGCTGACGTCCCCGCGAAGTACAAGTCGGAGCCGTGGGCCCGGCTCGGCGTCGACGTCGAGCACGACTTCGAACCGCTCTACATCATCAGCCCCGACAAGAAGGGCACGGTCACCGAGCTAAAGGGCCTGCTCAGGGACGTCGACGAGCTCTACCTGGCGACGGACGGTGACCGTGAGGGCGAGGCCATCGCCTGGCATCTGCTCGAAACGCTCAAACCGCGCATCCCGGTCAAGCGGATGGTGTTCCACGAGATCACCGAATCGGCGATCCGCGCCGCGGCCGAGGACCCCCGTGACCTCGACATCGACCTGGTCGACGCGCAGGAGACCCGCCGCATCCTCGACCGCCTCTACGGCTACGAGGTCAGCCCGGTGCTGTGGAAGAAGGTGGCGCCGAAGCTGTCGGCGGGCCGCGTGCAGTCCGTGGCGACGCGCATCATCGTGCAGCGCGAACGTGAGCGCATGGCGTTCCGCACCGCCGGCTACTGGGATGTCAGCGCCGAGCTGGACGCCAGCGTGTCCGATCCGCAGGCCACCCCGCCGACGTTCACCGCCAAACTCAACAGCGTCGACGGACGCCGTGTCGCCACCGGTCGCGATTTCGACTCTCTCGGCCAGGTCCGCAAGCCCGACGAGGTGCTGGTGCTCGACGAGGCCGGTGCCGGGGCGTTGGCCGCCGGGCTGCGGGGGGCGCAGCTGTCTGTCGCCTCGGTGGAGCAGAAGCCCTACACCCGCAAGCCCTATCCGCCGTTCATGACGTCGACGCTGCAGCAGGAGGCGGGCCGCAAGCTGCGGTTCTCCTCCGAGCGCACGATGAGCATCGCGCAGCGGCTGTACGAGAACGGCTACATCACCTACATGCGTACCGACTCGACGACGCTGTCGCAGTCGGCCATCAACGCCGCACGCAGCCAGGCCGGGCAGCTCTACGGCGAGGAGTACGTGCATCCGACGCCGCGCCAGTACACCCGCAAGGTGAAGAACGCGCAGGAGGCGCACGAGGCCATCCGCCCCGCCGGTGACGTGTTCCAGACCCCCGGGCAGCTACACGCGCAGCTCGACACCGACGAGTTCCGGCTCTACGAGTTGATCTGGCAGCGCACCGTGGCCTCGCAGATGGCCGATGCCCGCGGCACCACGCTGTCGCTGCGGATCGGCGGGGATTCGCGCGACGGACAGTCGGTGGTGTTCTCCGCGAGCGGCCGCACCATCACGTTCGCCGGCTTCCTCAAGGCCTACGTCGAGAGCATCGACGACCAGGCCGGTGGTGAGGCGGACGACGCCGAGAGCCGGCTGCCGAACCTGACCCAGGGTCAGCGTGTGGACGCCAAGGACCTCACGCCCGCCGGCCACCAGACCAGCCCGCCGGCCCGCTACACCGAGGCGTCGCTGATCAAGTCGCTCGAAGATCTGGGCATCGGGCGGCCGTCGACGTACTCGTCGATCATCAAGACGATCCAGGACCGCGGCTACGTCCACAAGAAGGGCAGCGCGCTGGTCCCGTCGTGGGTGGCGTTCGCCGTGATCGGTTTGCTCGAACAGCATTTCGGCCGTCTGGTGGACTACGGGTTCACCGCGGCGATGGAGGACGAGCTCGACGAGATCGCTTCCGGTCACGAGCGAAGGACCAACTGGCTCAAGAACTTCTACTTCGGGGGGGAGCACGGCGTCGGCGATTCGATCGCGCGCTCCGGTGGCCTCAAGAAACTGGTCGGGGTCAACCTCGAGGAGATCGACGCTCGAGAAGTCAACTCCATCAAGCTCTTCGACGACGCCGAGGGCCGTCCGATCTATGTGCGGGTCGGCAAGAACGGGCCTTACCTCGAACGGATGGTGGCCGACGAAGACGGTGAGCCGGGAGCGCTCAAACCTCAGCGCGCCAACCTCAAGGACGAGCTGACCCCGGACGAGTTGACACTCGAGCTGGCCGAAAAGCTGTTCTCCACACCGCAAGAGGGCCGCACGCTGGGCGTCGACCCGGAGACCGGCCACGAGATCGTCGCCAAGGACGGCCGGTACGGGCCGTACGTCACCGAGGTGCTTCCCGCACCCCCGGAAGAGCCCGAAGACGGTGCGCCGGCGAAGAAGGGCAAGAAGCCGACGGGGCCCAAACCGCGGACCGGTTCGCTGCTGCGCACGATGGACCTCGAGACGGTGACCCTCGAGGATGCGCTCAGGCTGCTGTCGCTGCCCCGGGTGGTGGGCGTGGACCCGAACACCAATGAGGAGATCACCGCGCAGAACGGCCGCTACGGCCCATACCTCAAGCGCGGCACCGATTCTCGGTCGCTGGCTACCGAGGAGCAGATGTTCACCATCACCCTCGACGAGGCGTTGAAGATCTACGCCGAGCCCAAGCGTCGGGGCCGGCAGGGTGCGGCGACTCCGCCGCTGCGCGAGCTGGGCACTGACCCGGTCAGCGGTAGCCCGATGGTGATCAAGGACGGCCGCTTCGGGCCGTACGTCACCGACGGTGAGACCAACGCCAGCCTGCGCAAGGGCGACGACGTCATGTCGATCACCGACGCGCGGGCGTCCGAACTGCTCGCCGACCGGCGTGCGCGCGGGCCGGTCAAGAAGAAGGCCGCCGCCAAGAAGGCACCTGCGAAGAAGACGGCGGCGAAGAAGGCCGTCGCGAAGAAGACCCCGGCCAAGAAGGCCGCCGCGAAGAAGGCGTAG
- a CDS encoding cold-shock protein yields MPQGTVKWFNAEKGFGFIAPEDGSADVFVHYTEIQGSGFRTLEENQKVEFEVGQSPKGPQATGVRTV; encoded by the coding sequence ATGCCACAGGGAACTGTGAAGTGGTTCAACGCGGAGAAGGGGTTCGGCTTCATCGCCCCCGAGGACGGCTCCGCAGACGTGTTTGTCCACTACACGGAGATTCAGGGCAGCGGCTTCCGCACCCTGGAGGAGAACCAGAAGGTCGAGTTCGAGGTCGGCCAGAGCCCCAAGGGACCGCAAGCTACGGGTGTGCGCACCGTTTAG